The following are from one region of the Verrucomicrobiales bacterium genome:
- a CDS encoding sigma-70 family RNA polymerase sigma factor, which translates to MSDITQLLKAIDAGNSQAGEELLPLVYGELRRLAAAKMARETPGQTLQATALVHEAWLRLVGSEDQGVWSGRNHFFAAAAEAMRRILVDRARQKHRIRHGGELERVDLTDVQVATQDKDETVLAMDEALEKLGKEWPEKAEIVKLRYFTGMTHEEISQALNLSETTVRRHWAFARAWLHAELTNFR; encoded by the coding sequence ATGTCCGACATTACTCAGCTTTTAAAGGCTATTGATGCTGGGAATTCTCAGGCGGGCGAAGAGCTGCTGCCCTTGGTGTATGGCGAGTTGCGCCGACTAGCCGCCGCCAAGATGGCTCGGGAAACCCCAGGGCAAACCTTGCAGGCCACGGCGCTGGTTCATGAAGCCTGGTTGCGTTTGGTTGGTTCCGAGGATCAAGGGGTGTGGAGCGGCCGCAATCACTTTTTTGCTGCCGCAGCCGAAGCTATGCGACGGATTCTAGTGGACCGGGCTCGGCAAAAGCACCGCATCCGTCATGGGGGAGAGTTGGAGAGAGTGGACCTGACGGATGTTCAAGTGGCCACTCAGGACAAGGATGAGACGGTCTTAGCCATGGACGAAGCCCTCGAGAAGCTGGGCAAGGAATGGCCGGAGAAAGCCGAGATCGTCAAGCTGCGGTATTTCACCGGCATGACTCACGAGGAGATCAGCCAGGCTCTCAATCTGTCCGAAACGACAGTTCGACGACACTGGGCTTTCGCCCGCGCCTGGCTCCATGCGGAGCTAACGAACTTCCGGTGA